The genomic stretch GGTGGATGCGGGTGCCTTTGCCTGCGGCCAGCATCATCATAGCCATGATGCTCTTGCCGTCGACCATCGACTCTGGAGTGCGTCCTGCACGGATCTGGCACGGGTACTGGCCTGCAACGCCGACGAACTTGGCTGAAGCGCGGGCGTGCAGGCCCAGTTTGTTGATGATTTCAATTTCCAGAGCAGGCATCGCGGTGTGAATCCTTTAGCTAAGGTCGCGGTGGCGAACCTGGACGTTCTTCAGGGTTTTTTGCAGGACCTGGCCCAGGCGTTCGGTCAGGTAGACGGAGCGGTGATGCCCGCCTGTGCAGCCAATGGCAATGGTCACGTAGGCCCGATTGCTGGCGGCAAAACGTGGCAGCCATTTGAGCAGGTAGCTGGAGATGTCTTCAAACATTTCTTCGACATCCGGCTGAGCGGCCAGGTATTCGGCAACCGGCTGGTCCAGCCCGGATTGCGCGCGCAGTTCCGGTTTCCAGTAGGGGTTGGGCAGGCAGCGTACGTCGAACACCAGGTCTGCATCCACCGGCATGCCGCGCTTGAACCCGAACGACTCGACCAGGAATGCGGTGCCCGGCTCGGGTTGATTGAGCAGGCGCAACTTGATGGTGTCACGCAGTTGGTAGAGGTTCAGGTTGGTGGTGTTGAGCTTGAGGTCGGCGAGGTCGGAGATCGGCCCCAGCAAGGTGGTCTCGTCCTTGATAGCCTCGGCGAGCGAGCGCTGCGAGTTGCTCAGTGGGTGGCGCCGACGGGTTTCCGAGAAGCGCTTGAGCAGGGTTTCTTCATCGGCGTCGAGGTACAGCACATCACATTGGATATGCCGGCTACGCACTTCTTCGAGCAGATCAGGGAAGCGTGACAGATGGCTCGGCAGGTTGCGCGCATCGATCGACACGGCCACCAGTGGCTGGGCCATGTCGTTGTGAATCAACGCGCGTTCGGCCAATTCAGGGAGCAACCCGGCGGGCAGGTTGTCGATGCAGTAGTAGCCGTTGTCCTCCAGTACATTGAGGGCCGTGCTTTTACCGGAGCCGGAGCGGCCGCTGACGATGATCAAGCGCATGATTAGTGACCGTTTTGCTCGTCCAGGACAACCTGGTACAGGGCTTCACTGGTGCTGGCGCTGCGCAGGCGATCGCGCACTTCCTTGCGGTCCAGCATGCTGGCGATCTGGCGCAAGAGCTCCAGGTGGGCATCGGTGGCGGCTTGCGGGACCAGCAGAACAAACAGCAGGTCGACCGGAGCGCCATCGATGGCATCGAAATCAATAGGTGCGTCCAGGTGCATCAAGGCGCTGATGGGCGCCTCGCAGCCTTTGAGGCGGCAGTGAGGAATGGCGATGCCGTTGCCAAAACCGGTCGAGCCGAGTTTTTCACGGGCGATCAGGCTCTCGAAGACATCTTGCATCTCCAGATCCGGGACTTCCCGGGCGATCAGGTTGGCAATTTGTTCGAGGGCGCGTTTTTTACTGCCGCCCGGCACGTTCACCAAAGAACGGCCGGGGGTCAGGATGCTTTCAAGTCGGATCATGGGATGGGGGTGTTAACGACCGGTTGCGCCCTGAAGGAGGCTCTGGGTCTTTTCCTTATGCTTTTTAAGTTGACGGTCCAGCTTGTCGGTCAGCAGGTCAATGGCGGCATACATGTCCGTATGCTCGGCATTGGCGACTACTTCTCCGCCGGGGATATGCAGCGTGGCTTCGATTTTCT from Pseudomonas sp. S04 encodes the following:
- the hpf gene encoding ribosome hibernation-promoting factor, HPF/YfiA family → MQVNISGHQLEVTEPLRTYIGEKLDRLERHFDKITNVQVTMNVEKLLQKIEATLHIPGGEVVANAEHTDMYAAIDLLTDKLDRQLKKHKEKTQSLLQGATGR
- the rapZ gene encoding RNase adapter RapZ, translated to MRLIIVSGRSGSGKSTALNVLEDNGYYCIDNLPAGLLPELAERALIHNDMAQPLVAVSIDARNLPSHLSRFPDLLEEVRSRHIQCDVLYLDADEETLLKRFSETRRRHPLSNSQRSLAEAIKDETTLLGPISDLADLKLNTTNLNLYQLRDTIKLRLLNQPEPGTAFLVESFGFKRGMPVDADLVFDVRCLPNPYWKPELRAQSGLDQPVAEYLAAQPDVEEMFEDISSYLLKWLPRFAASNRAYVTIAIGCTGGHHRSVYLTERLGQVLQKTLKNVQVRHRDLS
- the ptsN gene encoding PTS IIA-like nitrogen regulatory protein PtsN, whose product is MIRLESILTPGRSLVNVPGGSKKRALEQIANLIAREVPDLEMQDVFESLIAREKLGSTGFGNGIAIPHCRLKGCEAPISALMHLDAPIDFDAIDGAPVDLLFVLLVPQAATDAHLELLRQIASMLDRKEVRDRLRSASTSEALYQVVLDEQNGH
- a CDS encoding HPr family phosphocarrier protein; amino-acid sequence: MPALEIEIINKLGLHARASAKFVGVAGQYPCQIRAGRTPESMVDGKSIMAMMMLAAGKGTRIHLSTEGEQEQEALDALVALINNYFDEGE